One segment of Desulfatirhabdium butyrativorans DSM 18734 DNA contains the following:
- a CDS encoding cytochrome c family protein, translating to MKKLFSIAICTALMISFTAVGLMAMEKGDKTRGKYTYRKVYEACHKRGAVDSAKPVLNPDAKTRSQWERVFDKKDFAEFKCAEEWSKLSDKDLSDIFGYLYEYAADSPSPAKCK from the coding sequence ATGAAGAAACTGTTTTCGATCGCAATTTGTACGGCTTTGATGATTTCATTCACCGCAGTCGGCCTGATGGCCATGGAAAAGGGCGATAAAACCCGGGGGAAGTACACTTACCGGAAAGTCTATGAGGCATGCCATAAACGCGGGGCCGTGGATTCGGCCAAACCCGTTTTGAATCCGGATGCCAAGACCAGGAGCCAGTGGGAGCGGGTCTTTGACAAGAAGGATTTCGCTGAATTCAAATGCGCCGAGGAGTGGTCGAAGCTTTCGGATAAGGATCTCTCGGATATTTTCGGTTATCTCTATGAATATGCCGCAGATTCCCCATCACCGGCCAAATGCAAGTAA